Proteins from a single region of Butyrivibrio fibrisolvens:
- a CDS encoding cysteine desulfurase — MKAEDFRKDFPIFQGNDYIYFDNAATAQRPQVVIDEVADFYQRSNANPLRGLYDWSVDATDRYEHARQTVARFIGAKKSSEIVFTRNTTESMNLLAYSYGLKNINEGDEIVISVMEHHSNILPWQMVCRQKGAKLIWLEPDEEGVITKEEYESKITDKAKIVSIGHVSNVLGVTNPVKEIAKYAHAKGAIVIADGAQSVPHMKVDVQDLSVDFLAFSGHKLMAPMGIGVLYGREDLLEAMDPFLTGGEMIEYVTRDSATWAELPHKFEAGTVNAADAVGLEAAINYIEKVGFDYIEEKERQLTRLLMDGMSELSYIKVYGSKDPNKHCGIVTFTIDGVHPHDISSVLNEDRVCVRAGHHCAQPLMQYLGVGSTARASLYFYNTEEEVKRFLEALKGVRKVMGYGD, encoded by the coding sequence ATGAAGGCAGAAGATTTCAGAAAGGATTTCCCTATTTTTCAGGGGAATGATTACATATATTTTGATAATGCGGCAACAGCACAAAGGCCGCAGGTGGTAATAGATGAGGTGGCAGATTTCTATCAAAGATCAAATGCCAACCCTCTTCGCGGACTCTATGACTGGAGCGTTGATGCTACAGACCGCTATGAACATGCAAGGCAGACAGTTGCAAGGTTTATAGGTGCTAAAAAGAGCAGCGAGATCGTATTTACCCGTAATACAACTGAATCCATGAACCTTCTTGCCTACAGCTATGGTCTTAAGAATATAAATGAGGGCGATGAGATCGTTATCTCTGTAATGGAGCACCATTCCAATATCCTCCCCTGGCAGATGGTGTGCAGACAAAAAGGCGCTAAGCTTATATGGCTTGAGCCTGATGAAGAAGGCGTTATTACTAAAGAGGAATATGAGTCTAAGATCACAGACAAGGCTAAGATTGTTTCTATCGGCCATGTTTCTAATGTTCTTGGTGTTACTAACCCTGTCAAAGAGATCGCCAAGTATGCTCACGCTAAGGGCGCTATTGTCATCGCTGACGGAGCTCAGTCAGTTCCTCATATGAAGGTTGATGTTCAGGACCTTTCAGTAGATTTCCTTGCCTTTTCTGGTCACAAGCTTATGGCTCCTATGGGAATCGGCGTTTTATATGGAAGAGAAGACCTTCTTGAAGCCATGGATCCTTTCCTTACAGGCGGAGAGATGATCGAGTATGTTACAAGAGACTCAGCTACATGGGCAGAGCTTCCTCACAAGTTTGAGGCAGGTACAGTTAATGCTGCAGATGCAGTAGGACTTGAAGCTGCTATAAATTACATTGAAAAAGTCGGATTTGACTATATTGAAGAAAAAGAAAGACAACTCACACGTCTTCTTATGGACGGAATGAGCGAATTGTCGTATATTAAAGTATATGGTTCTAAAGACCCTAATAAGCACTGCGGAATAGTGACATTCACAATAGATGGTGTGCACCCTCACGATATATCTTCTGTACTTAACGAAGACCGTGTGTGCGTAAGAGCAGGCCACCACTGTGCACAGCCGCTTATGCAGTACCTTGGAGTTGGCTCAACGGCAAGAGCAAGCCTCTATTTCTACAACACAGAGGAAGAGGTAAAGAGATTTTTAGAAGCATTAAAAGGCGTTAGAAAGGTTATGGGTTATGGAGATTAA
- the sufU gene encoding Fe-S cluster assembly sulfur transfer protein SufU, with amino-acid sequence MEIKQLYREIVNEHNLNPEHRGVMENPSLKLRGVNPSCGDDITLQLRINDEGIIEDAMFDGSGCAISQASVDMMADQIIGRNKEEALKLASTFMGMIRGDVTDEKEIEELDEAAALQDVSHMPARVKCAVLGWKTMQEILEHPEKSEN; translated from the coding sequence ATGGAGATTAAGCAGCTTTATCGCGAGATCGTTAACGAGCACAATTTAAATCCGGAGCATAGAGGAGTGATGGAGAATCCTTCTTTAAAGCTTCGCGGAGTTAATCCTTCATGTGGAGATGATATCACTCTTCAGCTTAGGATAAATGATGAAGGCATCATTGAAGATGCTATGTTTGATGGCTCAGGATGCGCTATTTCACAGGCATCTGTAGATATGATGGCAGACCAGATCATTGGCAGGAACAAGGAAGAGGCACTTAAGCTTGCCTCCACCTTCATGGGAATGATCCGTGGTGATGTTACTGATGAAAAAGAGATAGAGGAGCTTGACGAGGCTGCAGCCCTTCAGGATGTATCTCACATGCCGGCACGTGTTAAATGTGCTGTTCTTGGATGGAAGACCATGCAGGAGATCTTAGAGCACCCTGAGAAGAGTGAGAATTAA
- a CDS encoding GGDEF domain-containing protein — MKKDLNIIEDYTPESITSLLSDLVDQVFVINSNTNRYRRVISRGFMDECFQPEGEYDDLLEKLFFHMKDSGENVVDSYKVFLSSYGTYNDKYTRRCKVSYLGRQHIIQMNIYPIKDSSIYIFVLNELDYEDSASDMMASTKVHTIQNTYLFSMYIDLIKNTTSSLSVTEVSDENMHSHILYTDWRMMIVNMIWPADKDKFLRRTDPEYLKTHFAPGHSSSFDVKMQNLEGKFIWVKLIFSRSETYNEDDFRFVFMVQDINESMESMYSLLKEVEEKASIDTLTGVYNHGRIETEITNAIEKVRKNGDEASIIILDIDYFKEVNDNYGHSVGDKTLKCFSQIVKDYLADLDCKLGRWGGEEFVAVCQGYSVSEAQNLSTKLLTIISTQQFEDVGCITASIGITSLYPQDGITSAFERMDKALYQAKSDGRNCVRVRE; from the coding sequence ATGAAAAAGGATTTGAACATTATCGAGGATTATACACCGGAGTCTATTACTAGTCTTTTATCTGACCTTGTAGATCAGGTCTTTGTTATTAATTCAAATACTAACAGATACAGAAGAGTAATAAGCCGTGGTTTCATGGATGAGTGTTTTCAGCCGGAAGGTGAGTATGATGACCTTTTGGAGAAGCTGTTTTTCCACATGAAAGACAGCGGTGAAAACGTTGTTGACTCTTATAAGGTCTTTTTGTCTTCTTATGGAACTTACAACGACAAGTATACAAGGCGTTGTAAGGTTTCATATCTTGGCAGACAGCATATCATTCAGATGAATATATATCCTATCAAGGATTCATCTATATATATCTTTGTTCTAAATGAACTTGATTATGAAGATTCCGCCAGCGATATGATGGCATCTACCAAAGTTCATACTATTCAGAATACATATCTTTTTTCCATGTATATCGATCTAATAAAAAATACTACCAGCAGCCTGAGTGTAACAGAGGTTTCAGATGAAAACATGCATTCTCACATCCTTTATACGGATTGGAGAATGATGATCGTTAACATGATCTGGCCTGCTGACAAGGATAAATTCCTTAGGAGAACAGACCCTGAGTACCTGAAAACACATTTTGCACCTGGACACTCATCTTCTTTTGATGTTAAGATGCAGAACCTTGAAGGTAAGTTTATCTGGGTTAAGCTTATCTTCAGCCGCTCTGAGACTTACAATGAGGATGATTTCCGCTTTGTATTTATGGTTCAGGATATCAATGAATCTATGGAGAGCATGTACTCATTGCTCAAAGAGGTTGAGGAAAAGGCATCTATAGATACCCTTACAGGTGTTTATAATCATGGCCGCATTGAAACAGAGATCACAAATGCCATTGAGAAAGTCAGGAAGAATGGCGATGAAGCTTCTATAATCATTCTTGATATAGATTACTTCAAAGAGGTAAATGACAATTATGGCCACTCTGTTGGCGATAAGACCCTTAAGTGCTTCAGTCAGATAGTAAAAGACTACCTGGCAGATCTTGATTGTAAACTGGGACGATGGGGCGGCGAGGAGTTCGTTGCTGTATGTCAGGGCTATAGCGTTAGTGAAGCTCAGAACCTTTCCACTAAGCTTCTTACTATAATAAGTACCCAGCAGTTTGAAGATGTCGGTTGTATTACTGCCAGCATCGGAATAACCTCTCTATATCCTCAGGATGGCATTACAAGCGCCTTCGAGCGAATGGATAAGGCTTTATATCAGGCCAAGTCGGACGGACGTAACTGCGTAAGAGTAAGAGAATAG
- a CDS encoding TatD family hydrolase: MIFDTHAHYDDHQFDDDRYSLIESMTGNGIGAVVNNAADLESVRSSLELAHKYDFIYAAVGVHPENVNELDDEKLEWLRDQSRDPKAVAIGEIGLDYYYPENPDRDTQIMWFKRQLQLAAEEDLPVVVHSRDAAADTMEIMKEAAAKGIVADIHCYSYSPEQALEYVKLGFYIGVGGVVTFKNGRKLKETVEKIPLDRILLETDCPYMAPEPFRGKRNSSLYLPYVVKEIARIKGVTEQEVMDVTMDNAKKFYRI, encoded by the coding sequence TTGATATTTGATACACATGCACATTATGATGATCATCAGTTTGATGATGACAGATATAGCCTTATAGAGAGCATGACAGGTAATGGGATAGGGGCAGTTGTTAATAATGCAGCTGACCTTGAATCTGTTAGGTCATCACTTGAACTTGCACATAAATATGACTTTATATATGCGGCAGTAGGCGTTCATCCTGAAAATGTTAATGAACTTGATGATGAAAAACTTGAGTGGTTAAGAGATCAGTCTCGTGATCCTAAGGCTGTTGCCATAGGCGAGATAGGCCTTGATTATTATTACCCTGAGAATCCGGACAGGGACACTCAGATCATGTGGTTCAAAAGGCAGCTCCAGCTTGCGGCAGAAGAAGACCTCCCAGTAGTCGTTCATTCAAGAGACGCGGCAGCAGATACAATGGAGATAATGAAGGAAGCGGCAGCAAAAGGTATTGTCGCTGATATTCACTGCTATTCCTACAGCCCTGAACAGGCGCTTGAGTATGTAAAGCTTGGATTTTATATAGGAGTTGGCGGAGTTGTTACTTTTAAAAACGGCAGGAAGCTTAAAGAAACCGTTGAGAAGATTCCGCTGGACAGGATCCTTTTAGAGACAGACTGCCCCTACATGGCCCCGGAGCCCTTCAGAGGCAAGCGTAATTCTTCTTTATACCTTCCGTACGTAGTGAAGGAGATAGCAAGGATAAAAGGCGTTACAGAGCAGGAAGTGATGGATGTAACGATGGACAATGCTAAGAAGTTTTATAGAATATAA
- the rsmA gene encoding 16S rRNA (adenine(1518)-N(6)/adenine(1519)-N(6))-dimethyltransferase RsmA, which translates to MAYLGNPARTKEVINKYHLNAQKKFGQNFLIDDGVLEDIVSSAGITKDDTVLEIGPGIGTLTQYLAEAAGQVIAVEIDDKLLPVLEDTLSEYDNAQVLNADILEVDIKSLSEEKNNGKPFKVVANLPYYITTPIIMKLLEEGSPVESITVMVQKEVADRMQEKEGSKEYGALSIAVQYYADPEVVCVVPPSSFIPQPGVDSAVIKMTRYEQMPVVVEDEKFFFQVVKAAFSQRRKTLVNGLSNNKELGISKDMAGDALEKIGRTRTERGEKLSLKEFAQLSDILYGFTRKD; encoded by the coding sequence ATGGCATATCTTGGAAATCCGGCAAGGACCAAAGAAGTAATAAATAAATATCACCTCAATGCCCAGAAGAAGTTTGGACAGAACTTTCTTATCGATGATGGAGTGCTTGAAGATATCGTATCATCAGCAGGTATCACCAAGGACGATACAGTACTTGAGATCGGCCCCGGAATAGGAACCCTTACCCAGTATCTGGCAGAGGCTGCCGGTCAGGTAATAGCCGTTGAGATCGACGACAAGCTCCTTCCAGTCCTTGAGGATACACTTTCAGAGTATGACAATGCTCAGGTTCTTAATGCCGACATCCTCGAAGTTGATATTAAATCCCTTTCTGAGGAAAAAAATAACGGGAAGCCTTTTAAAGTTGTAGCTAACCTTCCTTACTACATTACAACTCCCATTATCATGAAGCTTCTTGAAGAGGGAAGCCCTGTAGAGTCAATAACAGTAATGGTTCAGAAGGAAGTTGCTGACAGAATGCAGGAAAAAGAAGGCTCAAAAGAGTACGGAGCTTTATCTATAGCTGTTCAGTACTATGCTGATCCTGAAGTTGTATGCGTGGTTCCGCCATCATCCTTCATTCCTCAGCCCGGTGTTGACTCAGCTGTTATCAAGATGACACGCTATGAGCAGATGCCTGTAGTCGTAGAAGACGAGAAGTTCTTCTTCCAGGTGGTTAAGGCAGCTTTTTCCCAGCGCCGCAAAACTCTTGTTAACGGCCTTTCTAATAATAAAGAGCTTGGTATATCCAAAGATATGGCAGGCGATGCTCTGGAGAAGATAGGACGTACAAGAACCGAAAGAGGAGAGAAGCTCTCTCTTAAGGAATTCGCTCAGCTGTCTGATATTCTCTATGGATTTACCAGAAAAGATTGA
- the glgB gene encoding 1,4-alpha-glucan branching protein GlgB, giving the protein MGNKVFISEADEYLFGNGTHYEIYEKLGAHPSEENGKKGMFFAVWAPNAASVHVIGSFNGWNEDVHKMERLKTGIWQLFIPGVGVGELYKYMITTPGGEKLYKADPYANFSELRPGTASRTTDLSAFTWSDDKWTSEISKKDLNKQPIAIYECHIGSWMKHPDGTEDGFYTYRQFADRIVEYLKEMNYNYIELMGIAEHPFDGSWGYQVTGYYAPTARYGEPVDFMYLVNRLHENNIGVILDWVPAHFCPDAHGLARFDGQCIYEDPDPRKGEHPDWGTKIFNLEKNEVKNFLIANALYWIRKFHIDGIRVDAVASMLYLDYGKKDGQWVPNKYGGNENLAAIEFFKHLNSVIHGTYPGFMTVAEESTAWPKITGKLDDDGLGFSFKWNMGWMHDFCEYMKLDPYFRKGAHNMMTFAMSYNEAENYILPLSHDEVVHLKCSMLEKMPGYETDKFANLRAGYTFMFGHAGKKLLFMGQEFGQKREWSEKRELDWGLLAEPLHRGMKDYVAELLRMYNKYPALHEIDNNWGGFDWINADDSDRSTYSFVRKASNGRDNLLFVINFTPMEWKGFKVGVPFSGTYTHILDSADPKFGGMGTGVPDKIKAEPGLCDYKDYSLTFDLPPYAAEVFLFQDPSKKDTMVRSERAPRTLRSASHAEDSDGKETDKSKAVKKKETAKKETTKKEAAKKETTKKESGKKETAKKEITKKKTAKSSTKKSEDNK; this is encoded by the coding sequence ATGGGAAATAAGGTATTTATCTCTGAAGCTGATGAGTATCTGTTTGGAAACGGAACTCATTATGAAATCTACGAAAAACTTGGCGCTCATCCTTCTGAGGAAAACGGTAAAAAAGGTATGTTTTTTGCCGTATGGGCTCCAAACGCAGCAAGTGTTCATGTTATAGGCTCCTTTAACGGCTGGAATGAAGATGTCCACAAAATGGAAAGACTCAAAACCGGCATTTGGCAGTTATTTATTCCCGGAGTAGGTGTTGGCGAGTTGTATAAATATATGATCACTACACCGGGCGGGGAGAAGCTTTACAAAGCAGACCCTTACGCTAATTTTTCTGAACTTCGTCCTGGAACAGCATCAAGGACCACAGACCTTTCCGCTTTTACATGGTCTGATGATAAATGGACAAGTGAGATATCCAAAAAAGATCTCAACAAACAACCAATAGCTATCTATGAATGCCATATCGGTTCCTGGATGAAGCATCCTGACGGAACCGAAGACGGCTTCTATACTTATCGTCAGTTCGCTGACCGCATAGTAGAGTACCTTAAAGAGATGAACTATAACTATATCGAACTTATGGGTATAGCTGAGCATCCCTTTGACGGCTCATGGGGTTACCAGGTAACAGGCTATTATGCTCCTACAGCAAGATACGGAGAACCTGTTGACTTCATGTATCTTGTAAATCGTCTCCATGAGAACAACATAGGCGTTATCCTTGACTGGGTACCGGCGCATTTCTGCCCTGATGCCCACGGCCTTGCCCGCTTTGACGGTCAGTGCATCTACGAAGATCCGGACCCGCGTAAAGGTGAGCACCCTGACTGGGGTACCAAGATTTTTAACCTTGAAAAAAATGAAGTCAAGAACTTCCTCATAGCTAACGCACTTTATTGGATCCGCAAATTCCACATCGACGGAATAAGAGTTGATGCAGTAGCATCAATGCTCTATCTTGATTATGGCAAAAAAGACGGCCAGTGGGTTCCTAATAAATACGGCGGCAATGAAAACCTCGCAGCTATAGAATTCTTCAAGCACTTAAACAGCGTTATACACGGTACATACCCTGGATTTATGACTGTAGCAGAAGAGTCTACAGCATGGCCCAAGATTACAGGTAAGCTTGATGATGACGGCCTTGGCTTTTCATTTAAGTGGAACATGGGCTGGATGCACGACTTCTGCGAATACATGAAGCTTGATCCATATTTCCGTAAGGGCGCTCATAACATGATGACCTTTGCTATGAGCTATAACGAAGCTGAGAACTATATCCTGCCCCTGTCCCATGACGAAGTAGTACATCTTAAGTGCTCTATGCTTGAGAAGATGCCGGGCTATGAGACAGATAAGTTTGCTAACCTTAGAGCCGGCTATACATTTATGTTCGGTCATGCCGGTAAGAAGCTTCTGTTTATGGGTCAGGAATTTGGCCAAAAGCGTGAGTGGAGTGAGAAGAGAGAGCTTGACTGGGGACTTCTTGCAGAGCCTCTTCACAGAGGAATGAAGGACTATGTAGCAGAGCTTCTTAGAATGTATAACAAGTATCCTGCACTTCATGAGATCGATAATAACTGGGGCGGATTTGACTGGATCAATGCAGATGATTCAGACAGAAGTACCTACAGCTTTGTACGTAAGGCATCAAACGGAAGAGATAACCTTCTCTTTGTTATAAACTTTACTCCAATGGAATGGAAAGGCTTCAAGGTTGGTGTTCCTTTCTCCGGAACATATACACACATTCTTGACAGCGCTGATCCTAAATTTGGCGGAATGGGTACAGGCGTTCCGGACAAGATCAAGGCAGAGCCCGGTCTTTGTGATTACAAAGACTATTCACTGACATTTGATCTTCCTCCATACGCAGCAGAAGTATTCCTTTTCCAGGATCCTTCCAAGAAAGATACAATGGTAAGGTCTGAGCGTGCTCCAAGAACTCTTCGCAGCGCATCCCATGCAGAGGATAGTGATGGCAAGGAGACAGACAAAAGTAAGGCCGTAAAAAAGAAAGAAACTGCTAAAAAAGAAACCACCAAAAAAGAAGCTGCCAAAAAAGAAACTACTAAAAAGGAAAGTGGCAAAAAAGAGACAGCTAAAAAGGAGATTACAAAGAAGAAAACTGCTAAGTCTTCCACTAAGAAATCTGAGGATAATAAGTGA
- a CDS encoding DUF6240 domain-containing protein, protein MTNVSALGQFMASPEDNLSERISSFTASSMAPKPFGMTGPVNLGMSADVDLNSGRHDIEAYSNKTSALAKSLEQNSLDFSSVHNFDVVMSHTMSQEDYAKAKEDGFDMRDLDPQEAVTILDKVKTVLAQSGQIIDGYNDDLDIETLKNIVGNEVMAGDILDAFHQNDIPATKENIRDVVNAVEKGSLLTEPKDTAVNYLVENKLEPSVDNFYLADHATNGRRSGQGSYYMEGGYLNKTGAGLALDDIAASISEVIEEAGFEAADEKMQDTARKLLKDGLALTPDNLQKKIEIDNISFPLTREVIIDSAAAAIADGKKATQGSFSDHESLVQKAVSLKKSLFLEETRFEMSAEVNLRLLRSGITIDTSYVEKAVEELKAANDQIANVLFPDRSNALDLYDLYKKTNEEVGVIKESPAAVIGALTKEFKSATLEDIFNKGSALKASYEKAQATYEAVGTQVRSDLGDSIKKAFRNVDEVLKGIDLELTDDNRRAVRILSYNHAEVTSSSVEAVRAIDNKLVSTIDKLKPSAVLDMIREGRNPLAMTLDELGGYLDDKDKDPDKQSDKYSRFLYKLEKNGQITDKEKESYIGIYRLFENLKKTDHAAIGMVLETGSEMTIGNLLTANRTLTRSKRGMDFKFDDDFGGLKAGERKNTAIDVQIETAFRYYSSKADKAYDNISPEKMLAFENAGNVIENTLLPAFADAMEHQGEEEKRLEKEVNKKELEDLRNTLSDGLSKDSASELEKADIPVTVRNLEAMEEIIASRKRRCLNKIWDQLRERVKAPQDKDQEDKDSLSGANLNEALDSLKDLNNYKNTIDNMARSLETAMNTADTYIDIKAIKLLHKELSVASTLADKGSYEIPVDTGAGEVSLHISFKKGDGASSKVEASIETENYGTVKADLSLLPDPNVHDASKVGGMLTTSAHGRADVRRFMENIKYIMTGDISSTDLSIMYEVTKQTSDDTNAAVSREADTTDKSLIKTAELFIKAVTDSISMMEGS, encoded by the coding sequence ATGACAAACGTATCGGCGCTGGGGCAGTTTATGGCATCCCCTGAAGATAATTTATCAGAAAGAATCAGTTCATTTACAGCTAGTAGTATGGCACCAAAGCCTTTTGGAATGACAGGTCCTGTTAACCTTGGCATGAGCGCAGATGTTGATCTTAATTCAGGAAGACATGACATAGAAGCTTATTCTAATAAGACAAGCGCACTTGCAAAAAGCCTTGAGCAAAACAGCCTTGATTTTTCAAGTGTCCATAATTTTGATGTTGTAATGTCACATACAATGTCGCAGGAAGACTATGCCAAAGCTAAAGAAGACGGCTTTGATATGAGAGATCTTGACCCTCAAGAAGCTGTGACAATACTTGATAAAGTCAAAACAGTCCTGGCTCAGTCCGGACAGATAATAGATGGATATAATGATGATCTTGATATAGAGACTCTTAAGAACATCGTCGGCAATGAAGTCATGGCAGGCGATATTCTCGATGCTTTCCATCAAAATGATATCCCAGCAACCAAAGAAAATATTAGAGACGTAGTTAATGCCGTTGAAAAAGGGTCGTTATTAACTGAGCCCAAAGACACAGCAGTAAACTACCTTGTTGAAAATAAGCTTGAGCCTTCCGTAGACAATTTCTATCTGGCAGACCATGCAACCAATGGACGCAGAAGCGGCCAGGGTTCCTACTATATGGAGGGCGGATATCTTAACAAGACTGGAGCTGGTTTGGCATTAGATGATATTGCAGCTTCAATCTCTGAAGTTATAGAAGAAGCAGGCTTTGAAGCAGCCGATGAGAAGATGCAGGATACTGCAAGAAAGCTTTTAAAAGACGGTCTTGCACTTACTCCAGATAATCTTCAAAAGAAAATAGAGATAGATAATATTTCATTCCCGCTTACAAGAGAAGTCATCATAGACAGCGCGGCAGCAGCAATAGCAGATGGAAAGAAGGCTACTCAGGGAAGTTTTTCAGATCATGAGAGCCTTGTACAAAAAGCTGTTAGCCTTAAGAAATCTCTTTTCCTTGAAGAGACAAGGTTTGAGATGAGCGCAGAAGTCAATCTTCGCCTTTTAAGAAGCGGTATTACGATTGATACTTCGTATGTTGAGAAGGCGGTTGAAGAATTAAAGGCTGCGAATGACCAGATTGCAAATGTTCTTTTCCCTGACAGAAGTAACGCTCTTGATCTTTATGATCTATATAAAAAGACTAATGAAGAAGTGGGCGTTATCAAAGAGTCCCCGGCAGCAGTAATTGGTGCTCTTACCAAGGAATTTAAGTCGGCAACCCTTGAAGATATCTTTAATAAGGGTTCAGCTCTTAAAGCATCTTACGAAAAAGCCCAGGCAACCTATGAAGCTGTTGGAACGCAGGTTAGAAGCGATCTTGGAGACAGCATCAAGAAGGCATTCAGAAATGTTGATGAAGTACTTAAGGGTATAGACCTTGAGCTTACAGACGACAACAGACGCGCAGTCCGGATACTCTCTTACAACCATGCAGAGGTCACAAGTTCTAGCGTTGAAGCAGTAAGAGCCATCGACAATAAGCTTGTTTCTACCATCGATAAATTAAAGCCATCAGCAGTTCTTGACATGATAAGAGAAGGTCGCAATCCGCTTGCCATGACTCTTGATGAGCTTGGCGGATACCTTGACGATAAGGACAAGGATCCTGATAAGCAAAGCGATAAGTACTCAAGATTTTTATATAAGCTTGAAAAAAACGGCCAGATCACTGATAAGGAAAAAGAGTCCTACATCGGAATCTACAGACTTTTTGAGAATCTTAAAAAGACAGATCATGCCGCTATAGGAATGGTCCTTGAAACTGGATCAGAGATGACAATTGGTAATCTTCTTACCGCAAACAGGACTTTGACAAGATCAAAACGCGGCATGGACTTTAAGTTTGATGACGATTTTGGCGGACTTAAAGCTGGTGAGAGAAAGAATACAGCAATCGATGTGCAGATAGAAACAGCCTTCAGATACTACTCATCTAAGGCTGATAAGGCATACGACAACATCAGCCCTGAGAAGATGCTTGCATTTGAAAATGCCGGTAACGTAATTGAAAATACCCTTCTTCCCGCATTCGCAGATGCCATGGAGCATCAGGGCGAAGAAGAAAAGCGCCTTGAAAAAGAAGTAAACAAAAAAGAACTTGAAGATCTAAGAAACACTCTTTCAGACGGACTTTCAAAAGATAGTGCGTCGGAGCTTGAAAAGGCAGACATCCCTGTTACAGTAAGAAACCTTGAAGCCATGGAAGAGATAATCGCTTCAAGAAAAAGAAGATGTCTTAATAAGATATGGGATCAGCTTCGAGAAAGAGTAAAAGCTCCTCAAGATAAAGATCAGGAAGATAAAGATTCTTTAAGCGGAGCGAATCTAAATGAAGCCCTTGATAGCCTCAAAGACCTTAATAATTATAAAAATACTATCGATAATATGGCCAGAAGCCTTGAAACAGCCATGAATACAGCCGATACATATATTGACATAAAAGCTATAAAACTTCTTCACAAAGAGCTGTCGGTTGCAAGTACCCTGGCTGATAAGGGAAGCTATGAGATTCCTGTAGATACAGGCGCAGGCGAAGTATCCCTTCACATCTCCTTCAAAAAAGGAGACGGGGCATCCTCTAAAGTAGAAGCCAGTATTGAAACCGAAAACTACGGAACAGTAAAGGCAGATCTATCTCTTTTGCCAGATCCTAATGTTCATGATGCGTCAAAGGTAGGCGGAATGCTTACAACATCAGCTCATGGAAGAGCAGATGTAAGACGCTTTATGGAGAATATAAAGTACATAATGACAGGAGATATCTCATCAACAGATCTCTCTATCATGTACGAAGTAACAAAACAAACAAGCGATGACACAAATGCAGCAGTGAGCAGGGAAGCAGATACTACTGATAAGAGTCTTATAAAGACAGCGGAACTATTTATAAAGGCAGTTACAGATTCAATATCCATGATGGAAGGATCATAA